From one Thermanaeromonas sp. C210 genomic stretch:
- a CDS encoding peptidase M50 yields the protein MRLGQVAGINLVVNDYFLLLLGVYFLLGVLPQAVLLFLAVAWHEAWHVLAARRVGFIPGKVELFPFGGVARFAAPLAFYPHQEARIALVGPIGSLTLALITELVGRLMGREGEPWLAFFIQANLLLGFFNLFPGLPLDGGRLYRSWRTCRVGAGRATLEGAVLGQALALLLAVGGIVGFCLRVTDLQSVILALFIFREASREKEVAPYLFWRQFWRGYPPEERKILGEAWLLAAREGEPVIRIVKRFKPRKYNLVAVIGSGGRVLGLVGEGEVLKALYDGGSGEPIGKLLR from the coding sequence ATGCGCCTGGGACAAGTAGCCGGGATCAACCTGGTAGTGAATGACTATTTCTTGTTGCTCCTGGGGGTTTATTTCCTGCTGGGGGTTTTGCCCCAGGCTGTACTGCTTTTTTTGGCCGTTGCCTGGCATGAAGCCTGGCACGTGCTTGCAGCGCGTAGAGTGGGCTTTATCCCCGGGAAGGTAGAGTTATTCCCCTTTGGCGGCGTGGCCCGCTTTGCGGCCCCGCTGGCCTTTTACCCCCACCAAGAAGCTCGCATAGCCCTGGTCGGGCCTATAGGAAGTTTAACCCTTGCTCTGATTACGGAGCTGGTGGGCCGGCTCATGGGGAGGGAGGGGGAACCCTGGCTGGCCTTCTTTATTCAGGCCAATTTACTGCTGGGTTTTTTCAATCTTTTCCCGGGTCTGCCCTTGGACGGCGGTCGCCTTTACCGTAGCTGGCGGACCTGCCGAGTGGGGGCGGGCCGAGCTACCCTGGAAGGCGCTGTGCTGGGTCAGGCTCTGGCGTTACTCCTGGCCGTGGGAGGCATAGTCGGGTTCTGCCTGCGGGTCACCGACTTGCAGAGCGTCATCCTGGCCCTTTTCATTTTCCGAGAAGCTAGCCGGGAAAAGGAGGTAGCCCCTTATTTGTTTTGGCGTCAGTTCTGGCGCGGGTACCCCCCGGAGGAACGGAAGATCCTGGGCGAGGCTTGGCTGTTAGCCGCAAGGGAAGGAGAGCCCGTGATCCGAATTGTGAAGCGGTTTAAGCCCAGGAAATACAACCTGGTAGCGGTAATCGGTTCCGGAGGCCGGGTATTAGGCCTGGTGGGCGAAGGAGAGGTGCTTAAGGCCCTTTATGACGGAGGATCTGGCGAACCTATCGGCAAACTGCTACGGTAG
- a CDS encoding sugar ABC transporter substrate-binding protein, with protein sequence MFPKRRVLIPILVVFALLIWVVGCSKQEASPSGTAQGEFQLPDKIVIGWAPPDITGVFKTAQDYLERAAKDAQEKAGLNVEVITRAPSSHTDYAAQVAILENFIQRKVDAIVVSPIDIEPVKPVIKQANEAGIPVIVVNLLEPIEGIEVASYIGFDNEQAARVSAYAVLDYLGGPGVLGEGEKVEVSPETYLDEEWWKNLYKDVDPNSIKGKVAIIEGVAGDFFTNARTRGFKEVISKFPNVEIVSALPADWNREKAVKAAENILQNFKDLDVIWAQCAEMALGAKNAVQAANRQNEVAVFSNDGTPESVDEIRKGTIVAETWHGFPEWGWYGTKFAVMLKLGVPVPEIFDVRPRTEYKNNADMFYPNPKLEPIDWNKIIEEAKAAKAK encoded by the coding sequence ATGTTTCCCAAGCGGCGGGTATTAATACCCATATTAGTGGTTTTTGCCTTACTGATATGGGTGGTCGGGTGTTCCAAGCAAGAGGCTTCACCTTCGGGCACTGCTCAAGGTGAATTCCAATTGCCGGACAAAATAGTTATCGGGTGGGCACCCCCTGATATTACCGGCGTCTTCAAAACGGCGCAAGATTACCTCGAGCGAGCGGCCAAGGATGCTCAGGAGAAGGCCGGGCTAAACGTGGAAGTCATAACGAGGGCGCCTTCGTCCCATACGGACTATGCCGCCCAGGTGGCTATTTTGGAAAACTTCATACAGCGTAAGGTGGATGCCATCGTAGTATCTCCCATAGACATCGAGCCCGTTAAACCGGTCATCAAACAGGCCAACGAAGCGGGGATCCCGGTTATCGTAGTAAATCTGCTAGAACCTATCGAAGGAATAGAGGTAGCCTCCTATATCGGTTTTGACAATGAACAAGCCGCCAGGGTGAGCGCCTACGCGGTATTAGATTATCTCGGAGGCCCGGGTGTCCTCGGAGAAGGAGAAAAAGTCGAAGTTTCTCCGGAAACCTATCTCGACGAGGAATGGTGGAAGAACCTTTATAAGGATGTAGATCCCAACAGCATAAAAGGAAAGGTGGCCATAATTGAGGGAGTGGCCGGCGACTTCTTTACTAATGCCCGCACCAGAGGTTTCAAGGAGGTAATAAGCAAATTCCCCAATGTGGAGATAGTTTCTGCTTTGCCTGCCGACTGGAATCGGGAAAAGGCGGTAAAGGCGGCCGAAAACATACTGCAGAACTTTAAAGACCTGGACGTGATCTGGGCGCAATGCGCCGAGATGGCCCTGGGCGCTAAAAATGCCGTTCAGGCCGCTAATAGGCAGAACGAGGTAGCCGTGTTCAGCAATGACGGTACTCCGGAGTCCGTCGATGAAATAAGGAAGGGAACCATAGTAGCCGAAACGTGGCACGGTTTCCCAGAATGGGGATGGTATGGTACCAAGTTTGCCGTTATGCTAAAGCTCGGCGTGCCGGTGCCCGAAATCTTTGACGTTCGGCCCAGAACGGAGTATAAGAATAATGCCGATATGTTTTACCCCAACCCCAAGTTAGAACCCATCGACTGGAACAAGATCATAGAAGAGGCTAAGGCTGCTAAGGCTAAATAG
- a CDS encoding sugar ABC transporter ATP-binding protein: MSPPLVELRNVSKRFFGTQAVDNVSLTVDEGTVHVLLGENGAGKSTLMKILAGVVKPDTGVILIQGRKAEMDHPWDALRLGIGMVYQELTLVPTLSVVENICLGGLPRKGNSRLVDWKAARERTRAALERLGVDIDPDTKVRNLELGQQQLIEIARAISRNARLIILDEPTSALTSNAREKLFSIVRALKKEGVAFIYITHHLEEVPMIGDMVSVLRDGKLVATKPVSEVDEQTLIKMMVGRTLEEQYPREEVCPGEEALRVEGLAAGNRVKDVTFAVRYGEVLGIAGLMGAGRTELLETVFGLRRADKGTIWVNGTELKVRSPQDAIRAGMALVTEDRKNSLVLQNSIKFNLTLASLRLHSRIGLMNRYREVKSALDLVKGLRIEPPQLTRVVRTLSGGNQQKVVLGKWLCSKARIFLLDDPTRGIDVGAKVEVYRLINQLKKSGAAVVVVSSDMGELMGICDRIAVMRTGRLVREYEARTVSQEEILAAAMGGTVA; the protein is encoded by the coding sequence TTGTCGCCTCCGCTTGTTGAACTAAGAAATGTGAGCAAGCGGTTCTTCGGAACACAGGCGGTGGATAATGTTTCGCTTACGGTGGACGAGGGAACCGTTCACGTGCTCCTGGGAGAGAATGGTGCAGGCAAGTCTACCCTTATGAAGATTCTCGCCGGGGTGGTTAAGCCAGATACAGGGGTTATTCTTATCCAGGGGCGCAAGGCGGAAATGGACCACCCGTGGGATGCTTTAAGGTTAGGTATAGGCATGGTCTATCAGGAACTCACCCTTGTACCCACGCTATCCGTAGTAGAAAACATATGTCTCGGTGGGCTGCCTCGCAAGGGTAATAGCCGTCTAGTAGACTGGAAGGCTGCCAGGGAACGGACACGCGCCGCTCTAGAAAGGCTGGGCGTGGATATCGACCCCGATACCAAGGTGCGAAATCTGGAGCTTGGGCAGCAGCAACTTATTGAGATAGCCCGGGCTATCTCCAGAAATGCGCGCCTCATTATACTGGATGAGCCCACCTCCGCTTTGACAAGCAATGCGCGTGAGAAACTGTTCTCGATAGTTCGCGCCTTGAAGAAAGAAGGAGTGGCTTTTATCTACATCACCCACCACTTAGAAGAAGTTCCCATGATCGGTGATATGGTTTCTGTATTGCGGGACGGCAAACTGGTGGCTACCAAGCCGGTTAGTGAAGTGGATGAACAGACCCTCATCAAAATGATGGTGGGTAGAACTTTGGAAGAACAATATCCGCGAGAAGAAGTATGTCCGGGAGAAGAGGCTTTGAGGGTCGAGGGTTTGGCCGCCGGCAACCGGGTGAAGGATGTAACCTTTGCCGTCCGCTACGGTGAGGTGTTGGGCATCGCAGGACTAATGGGTGCCGGCAGGACGGAACTTCTGGAAACGGTTTTTGGCCTGCGCCGGGCGGATAAAGGCACGATATGGGTAAACGGGACGGAACTGAAGGTACGTTCTCCACAAGATGCCATTAGGGCCGGAATGGCACTAGTTACCGAAGACCGTAAGAACAGCCTTGTTCTGCAGAATTCTATCAAGTTTAACCTTACCCTGGCCAGCCTCAGATTGCACAGCAGGATAGGACTCATGAACCGTTATAGAGAAGTTAAGAGCGCCTTGGATCTGGTAAAAGGTTTGAGGATAGAACCGCCCCAATTAACGCGGGTAGTGAGGACCCTTAGCGGGGGTAACCAGCAAAAGGTGGTCCTAGGAAAGTGGCTTTGTAGCAAAGCGCGCATTTTCCTTCTGGACGATCCTACCAGAGGAATCGATGTGGGCGCTAAGGTTGAAGTGTACCGCCTAATAAACCAGCTGAAAAAAAGCGGTGCGGCCGTGGTGGTAGTGTCTTCGGACATGGGGGAACTGATGGGAATATGCGATCGTATAGCAGTGATGCGCACGGGCAGATTAGTCAGAGAGTATGAAGCTAGGACGGTAAGCCAGGAGGAAATCCTGGCGGCAGCGATGGGAGGTACAGTCGCATGA
- a CDS encoding SDR family NAD(P)-dependent oxidoreductase gives MNLDFGNKVVVITGAGLGIGRAAARMFAKHGAKVAVIDLNEDHARNTVEAIGAEGGTAAYFVADVSQEEQVKNCFRGVLDKWGRVDVLINNAGIYYQGKITDTPLAVWEKVMAVNVRGAYLCAREAVAIMEKQGGGVIINVASEAGLVGIKGQVVYNVSKAALIGLTRSLAVDHAPAIRVNCLCPGTTATPLVEESVRRSGDAEKARRELEQIRPMNRLGLPDEQAAALLFLASHEISYATGAVLCVDGGYTAQ, from the coding sequence ATGAATCTTGATTTCGGGAATAAAGTAGTTGTAATTACGGGAGCCGGCCTGGGAATAGGCAGGGCGGCAGCTCGGATGTTTGCCAAACACGGTGCGAAGGTAGCAGTTATCGATCTGAACGAGGATCATGCCCGCAATACGGTGGAAGCCATAGGGGCAGAGGGAGGAACCGCAGCTTACTTTGTGGCAGATGTTTCCCAGGAGGAACAGGTCAAGAATTGCTTCCGCGGAGTTTTGGACAAGTGGGGACGGGTAGACGTCCTGATTAACAATGCGGGCATATACTACCAGGGTAAAATTACCGATACTCCCCTGGCCGTATGGGAAAAGGTGATGGCGGTTAACGTGCGCGGTGCTTACCTCTGTGCCCGGGAGGCCGTAGCCATCATGGAAAAGCAGGGTGGGGGGGTCATAATCAACGTAGCCTCGGAGGCGGGGTTGGTAGGCATTAAGGGACAAGTGGTGTACAACGTTTCCAAGGCCGCGCTAATCGGTCTCACTAGAAGTTTGGCAGTGGATCATGCTCCCGCTATAAGGGTGAACTGTCTATGCCCCGGAACCACGGCCACTCCGCTAGTAGAAGAATCAGTTCGACGCAGCGGAGACGCTGAAAAGGCGAGGAGGGAGCTGGAACAAATAAGGCCCATGAACAGATTGGGTTTGCCCGACGAACAAGCAGCCGCCCTTTTGTTCCTGGCTAGCCATGAGATTAGTTATGCTACAGGAGCCGTCCTGTGCGTTGACGGTGGATATACTGCCCAGTAA
- a CDS encoding TIGR03960 family B12-binding radical SAM protein gives MKWSRDFSFKETGPLQEYIREKILPRVEKPSRYLGTEWNSVHKDWDKTPVRMAFAFPDLYEVGMSHLGLAVLYGAVNERENMLMERVFAPGPDLAGILKQEGLPLFSLESHRPLAEFDVVGFTLQYELSYTTVLHMLDLAGIPLLAAERRSGHPLVIGGGPCACNPEPLAPFFDCFVLGDGEEVLPSLLEIVAELKDSPASRTDRAEFLRRAAALPGVYVPSFYEVGYRQDGTVAEIRTVRPEAPPRVRKAVVDDLDRAYFPTRPIVPYLEVVHDRIMLEVMRGCTRGCRFCQAGAIYRPVRERDVEVLLRQAAELVRHTGYEEISLTSLSTADYSCIEALARSLAEAYASRGIAVSLPSLRVDAFSVRLAQALQRFRKKSTLTFAPEAGSQRLRDVINKGVTAEDLLSATGEAFAAGWHHIKLYFMIGLPTETDEDLEGIGELARQVLEQGRRLSKGKKPTVTVSVSSFVPKPHTPFQWEPQDGLKELKEKQGFLRSRLKGPGLQFSWHQPEMSFLEAVLARGDRRLAPVILEAWRRGARLEGWSEHFRYEIWQRAWENAGVDPAFYAYRRRDYDEKLPWDHLDFGVSKRFLQEEHRRAMAGEVTRDCRSGRCAACGVCPGLNVRLQLKGEGRLAAAD, from the coding sequence ATGAAGTGGTCTCGTGACTTTTCGTTTAAGGAGACAGGACCATTGCAGGAATATATAAGAGAGAAAATACTGCCCCGGGTAGAAAAGCCGTCCCGCTATTTGGGAACAGAGTGGAATAGCGTACATAAGGATTGGGATAAGACCCCGGTGCGCATGGCCTTTGCCTTTCCGGACTTATACGAAGTGGGTATGTCCCACCTCGGATTGGCCGTCCTCTACGGAGCGGTAAACGAAAGGGAAAACATGCTTATGGAGCGGGTCTTCGCTCCGGGGCCGGACCTGGCCGGGATCTTGAAGCAGGAGGGGCTCCCCCTCTTTTCCCTGGAGTCTCACCGACCGTTGGCCGAGTTCGACGTTGTCGGCTTTACTCTCCAGTATGAGCTGAGCTATACCACCGTACTCCATATGTTGGACCTGGCCGGCATACCCTTATTGGCCGCCGAGCGCCGCTCCGGCCATCCTCTGGTGATCGGGGGCGGACCCTGCGCTTGTAATCCCGAGCCCCTGGCCCCTTTCTTCGATTGTTTCGTTTTAGGGGACGGCGAAGAGGTACTCCCTTCGCTGTTGGAGATCGTGGCCGAACTTAAGGATTCCCCCGCCTCGCGTACAGACCGGGCGGAATTCCTGCGCCGGGCCGCTGCCTTGCCGGGGGTCTACGTGCCGTCCTTTTACGAGGTCGGTTACCGGCAGGACGGGACTGTAGCCGAGATAAGGACCGTGAGGCCCGAAGCTCCGCCAAGGGTAAGGAAAGCGGTGGTGGACGACCTGGACCGGGCCTATTTCCCCACGCGGCCCATCGTGCCCTATCTGGAGGTGGTCCACGACCGCATTATGCTGGAGGTGATGCGGGGCTGCACCCGGGGATGCCGCTTCTGCCAGGCCGGAGCCATTTACCGGCCGGTGCGGGAGAGGGATGTGGAGGTGCTGCTGCGCCAGGCGGCGGAGCTGGTCCGGCACACGGGGTATGAGGAAATCTCCCTCACCTCCCTCAGCACGGCTGATTATTCCTGCATCGAAGCCCTGGCGCGGTCCCTGGCGGAGGCCTACGCTTCCCGGGGCATCGCGGTTTCCCTCCCTTCTCTGCGGGTGGACGCCTTCAGCGTGAGGCTGGCCCAGGCCCTCCAGCGGTTCCGCAAGAAGAGCACCCTCACCTTTGCTCCGGAGGCCGGAAGCCAGCGCCTGCGGGATGTGATCAATAAGGGAGTAACGGCCGAGGATCTTCTTTCAGCCACCGGCGAGGCCTTTGCCGCCGGTTGGCACCATATTAAACTCTATTTTATGATCGGATTGCCTACGGAAACCGACGAGGATCTGGAGGGAATAGGAGAGCTGGCCCGGCAGGTGTTGGAACAGGGGCGGCGGTTAAGCAAGGGCAAAAAGCCCACGGTTACCGTAAGCGTTTCTTCCTTCGTCCCCAAACCCCATACCCCTTTTCAGTGGGAGCCCCAGGACGGCTTAAAAGAACTAAAGGAGAAACAGGGTTTCCTGCGATCCCGCCTCAAAGGTCCCGGCCTGCAGTTCAGCTGGCACCAGCCGGAGATGAGCTTCCTGGAGGCAGTCTTGGCCAGGGGTGACCGGCGGCTGGCCCCGGTTATCCTGGAGGCCTGGCGAAGGGGAGCCAGACTGGAAGGGTGGTCGGAACACTTCCGCTACGAGATATGGCAAAGGGCCTGGGAAAACGCCGGGGTAGATCCCGCCTTTTACGCCTACCGGCGCAGGGATTATGACGAAAAACTCCCCTGGGATCACCTGGATTTCGGTGTAAGCAAAAGATTTCTCCAAGAAGAGCACCGCCGGGCCATGGCGGGGGAAGTAACCCGGGATTGTCGTTCGGGGCGGTGTGCGGCCTGCGGGGTATGTCCCGGACTGAACGTGCGCTTGCAGCTAAAGGGGGAGGGGCGTCTTGCGGCTGCGGATTAA
- a CDS encoding M23 family metallopeptidase, with amino-acid sequence MRYDWDWDDFKGAPLGEFKGPGRALPPSRFSRQLLKQTLAAGLLFLAITLVFRLEGEGAGQLQAALRYYLRDPSSDQTWQVGQVMRNALWLDAFDRWVFHDFQGEQDSLPAFRPQEQRDYPPMAVPVSGEIIKPYGWLPAEEGQPQQFHKGIDIKAAGDSPVRAVMDGRVIRAGEDPILVRVVEIDHGGGLVTVYGTLGKIYVRPGQTVKQGDTIAVLASGSTVQLHFEVRENGQAVDPMLYLAPAEKI; translated from the coding sequence ATGCGTTATGATTGGGATTGGGACGACTTTAAGGGTGCACCCCTGGGGGAATTCAAAGGTCCCGGCCGCGCCTTGCCGCCATCTCGCTTTTCCCGGCAGCTGTTAAAACAGACTCTGGCTGCCGGCTTGCTTTTCTTGGCCATTACTCTGGTTTTCCGCCTGGAAGGAGAGGGAGCGGGTCAACTCCAGGCGGCCCTGCGCTACTACTTGCGGGACCCGTCCTCGGACCAGACCTGGCAGGTGGGCCAGGTCATGAGGAATGCCCTGTGGCTGGATGCCTTCGACCGCTGGGTCTTCCACGATTTTCAAGGGGAACAGGATTCCCTGCCCGCCTTCAGACCCCAGGAGCAAAGGGATTATCCCCCTATGGCCGTGCCGGTCTCGGGTGAAATCATTAAACCCTACGGTTGGCTACCGGCCGAGGAGGGCCAGCCCCAGCAGTTCCACAAGGGCATAGATATAAAGGCTGCGGGAGACAGCCCTGTACGGGCGGTTATGGATGGCCGGGTCATCCGGGCCGGGGAAGACCCTATCCTCGTGCGGGTGGTGGAAATCGATCATGGCGGTGGTCTGGTGACGGTATACGGTACCCTGGGAAAGATCTACGTTCGTCCGGGACAGACGGTTAAGCAGGGAGATACCATCGCAGTTCTGGCTTCGGGCTCCACGGTCCAGCTCCATTTTGAAGTGCGGGAGAACGGCCAGGCAGTAGACCCCATGCTGTATCTGGCTCCGGCTGAGAAAATTTAA
- a CDS encoding TIGR03936 family radical SAM-associated protein, protein MRLRIKFAKRGEGRFLSQLEVMRAFQRAARRADLPLALSQGFNPHPRISFGPALAVGLESEAEYLDLELAEPMEAREVLKALAGQLPLGLEVLTIRALSPGEPTLGEAVRCAAYRVEVEGLPPGELRQRLDALLAQEKAIICRRTKEGPRQVDIRPGIYRVDLEGPHTLDMLLACGPQGTVRPEEVVMALDPRLTVKHARRTGLYTGCEGKSAAPLD, encoded by the coding sequence TTGCGGCTGCGGATTAAATTCGCGAAGCGAGGAGAGGGGCGTTTCTTGAGCCAGCTGGAAGTAATGCGCGCCTTCCAGCGGGCTGCGCGGCGGGCGGATCTTCCCCTGGCTTTGAGCCAAGGTTTTAATCCCCATCCACGTATATCCTTCGGACCGGCCCTGGCCGTGGGCCTGGAAAGCGAGGCGGAATATCTCGACCTGGAGCTGGCGGAACCCATGGAGGCGAGGGAAGTCTTGAAGGCCCTCGCAGGCCAGCTGCCCCTAGGGCTCGAGGTTCTGACCATCAGGGCCCTTTCACCCGGCGAGCCCACCCTGGGAGAAGCCGTCCGCTGTGCTGCCTACCGGGTGGAAGTGGAGGGACTGCCTCCCGGGGAGCTGCGCCAAAGATTGGATGCCCTCCTGGCTCAGGAAAAGGCCATCATCTGCCGGCGGACGAAAGAGGGACCCCGGCAGGTAGATATCCGGCCCGGCATTTACCGGGTGGACCTAGAGGGGCCCCATACCCTTGACATGCTTCTAGCCTGTGGTCCTCAAGGCACCGTTCGGCCCGAAGAGGTAGTAATGGCCTTGGATCCCCGCCTTACGGTTAAACATGCCCGCCGGACGGGGCTGTACACCGGCTGTGAAGGTAAATCGGCCGCTCCCCTGGATTAA
- a CDS encoding ABC transporter permease — translation MKDVRAVAPKADTGVRRKGAAVLELLGRGAAGFALILLILYLSLATPSFLDVNNFLNIARQSSINAILAVGQTLVILAAGIDLSIGSVMALAGSVMAVAVVKYGVPLLPAVVLALLTGVVAGFLNGYVISKGRVPDFIVTLGGLSAYKGLALIVTDGLPISGIPSVIAWLGSGDILGIPVAAIGAAIVAAIGWFLLAHTTFGRAVLAMGGNQEAARVSGINLVRTKLLVYCFAGLCAGIASIFMVGRLNSANALMGTGLELSAIAAVVIGGTNLFGGEGSIGGTILGVVTMGVLANGLDLLNISAFWQQVVLGLVIVAVVVFDQWRRRRWGM, via the coding sequence ATGAAGGATGTAAGGGCAGTCGCCCCGAAGGCCGATACCGGGGTCAGAAGGAAAGGAGCGGCGGTTCTCGAGCTCTTGGGTAGAGGTGCAGCAGGATTTGCACTAATACTCCTTATCCTCTACCTGAGTCTAGCAACTCCTAGCTTTCTAGATGTGAATAATTTCCTTAATATCGCCAGGCAAAGCTCTATAAACGCTATACTGGCCGTTGGTCAGACGCTGGTGATTTTAGCCGCAGGCATAGACCTCTCTATCGGGTCCGTCATGGCCCTGGCCGGTTCCGTGATGGCCGTAGCCGTGGTGAAATACGGCGTACCTTTGTTACCCGCCGTGGTCCTGGCCCTTCTGACCGGGGTGGTGGCCGGGTTTCTGAACGGCTACGTTATCTCCAAAGGTCGAGTTCCCGACTTTATCGTGACTCTGGGAGGCCTATCGGCTTATAAAGGTCTGGCCCTGATAGTCACAGACGGTCTGCCCATTTCCGGGATCCCGTCTGTAATCGCCTGGCTAGGTAGCGGGGATATTTTAGGCATACCGGTGGCGGCCATCGGAGCAGCTATTGTAGCCGCAATAGGTTGGTTTCTCCTGGCCCATACCACCTTCGGCAGGGCGGTTCTAGCCATGGGGGGTAACCAGGAGGCCGCCAGGGTTTCGGGCATCAACCTGGTCCGTACCAAGCTTCTAGTCTACTGCTTTGCGGGCTTATGTGCAGGTATAGCCAGCATATTCATGGTGGGTCGGCTCAATTCTGCCAATGCCCTTATGGGTACGGGCCTGGAACTTTCCGCGATAGCGGCAGTGGTTATTGGTGGCACGAATCTCTTTGGTGGCGAGGGCAGCATCGGAGGTACGATCTTGGGCGTCGTGACCATGGGGGTCCTGGCCAACGGGCTGGACCTGCTTAACATCTCGGCGTTCTGGCAGCAGGTAGTGCTGGGCCTGGTCATAGTGGCGGTAGTGGTCTTTGACCAGTGGCGGCGTCGGCGCTGGGGTATGTGA
- a CDS encoding GntR family transcriptional regulator: MAVHRGLNMDPRIPLYYQLMQVLLQEIEEGRYQPGDLFPSENELCERFSVSRPTVRQAINELVREGLLHRVRGKGTFVSEPKIQQDFFQRLVSFTEEMEQKGLSATTQVLELEVVPASKTVAAFLSLAHEEPVYRLERLRRVEGTPIVVVTTFVPQKYCPNLHEHDLNNNSLYRTLESRYGIRVCRARRILEVIAATEELAKLLETEVGAPLQLSKSVGWDQYNRAVEFSIARYRGDRSQFIIELRR, encoded by the coding sequence ATGGCAGTTCACCGAGGCTTGAACATGGATCCCCGCATACCCCTCTACTATCAGCTGATGCAGGTGCTGCTCCAGGAGATCGAGGAAGGGAGGTATCAGCCCGGAGACCTTTTTCCCTCGGAGAATGAGTTGTGTGAGAGGTTTAGCGTAAGCCGGCCCACAGTACGCCAGGCCATAAACGAGCTCGTCCGGGAAGGCCTCTTGCACCGCGTGCGGGGCAAGGGAACCTTTGTATCCGAACCCAAGATCCAGCAGGATTTTTTTCAGCGGCTGGTCAGCTTTACCGAAGAAATGGAACAAAAGGGCCTCAGCGCTACTACTCAGGTGTTGGAGCTGGAGGTAGTGCCGGCCTCCAAGACGGTAGCTGCCTTTCTGTCTCTGGCCCATGAGGAACCGGTTTACCGTCTGGAGCGTCTGCGCCGGGTGGAGGGCACCCCCATTGTGGTGGTGACCACTTTCGTACCCCAGAAGTATTGCCCGAATCTTCATGAACACGACCTTAACAATAACTCCCTCTACAGGACCTTGGAGTCACGGTACGGTATTCGCGTATGCCGGGCTAGGCGCATTCTGGAGGTTATCGCTGCTACCGAGGAGCTGGCCAAGCTTCTGGAAACGGAAGTAGGTGCGCCCTTACAGCTTTCCAAATCGGTAGGCTGGGACCAGTATAACCGGGCCGTGGAGTTCTCTATTGCCCGTTACCGAGGAGATAGAAGCCAGTTCATCATAGAGCTGCGGCGGTAG
- a CDS encoding sugar phosphate isomerase/epimerase family protein: MGFKYSISNWIYGDEALETTFQRLKRYGYDGVELMGEPARYDTDEVEALCKQYGLKVLSIAGMYPWPTEERDLSNPREEVRRRAVQYLKDCCDFAVRLEAGVIIVVPSAVGKVLPVGEPRDEEEWLKAYDKEWKLAVESLGEAALYAEKQGVVLAIEPINRYETFLVNTCEQGLRMIQEIGSPAVKLHLDVFHMNIEERDVAQAIRAAKGVLVNLHVADSNRTAVGEGHIDFKAVLQALLDIGYEGMLSLEPLPPVPDPYMAARMKRFMHLWDDYARISIERLKDIEGELRGGESRG; encoded by the coding sequence ATGGGTTTTAAGTACAGCATCAGCAACTGGATATACGGTGATGAGGCGTTGGAGACGACCTTTCAGCGGCTTAAGCGCTATGGCTACGACGGTGTGGAACTTATGGGAGAGCCTGCACGCTATGACACTGACGAGGTGGAAGCCCTGTGCAAGCAATACGGCCTTAAGGTCCTGAGTATTGCCGGTATGTATCCCTGGCCCACCGAAGAGCGAGATTTGAGCAACCCCAGAGAGGAGGTTCGCCGGAGAGCCGTTCAATATCTTAAGGACTGCTGCGACTTTGCGGTGAGGTTGGAAGCGGGCGTAATAATAGTGGTGCCGTCGGCCGTAGGTAAGGTCCTACCGGTGGGTGAGCCCCGGGACGAGGAAGAGTGGCTCAAGGCTTACGATAAAGAGTGGAAGCTGGCCGTGGAGTCACTGGGCGAAGCAGCCCTTTACGCAGAAAAGCAGGGCGTAGTCCTCGCCATAGAGCCTATTAACCGTTACGAAACGTTCCTTGTGAATACCTGCGAGCAGGGGTTGCGGATGATCCAAGAGATAGGGTCCCCGGCGGTAAAGTTGCACCTGGATGTTTTCCATATGAACATTGAGGAAAGAGATGTAGCCCAGGCTATTAGGGCTGCGAAAGGTGTGCTTGTCAATCTCCACGTGGCCGACAGCAATAGGACGGCGGTGGGGGAAGGTCATATAGATTTCAAGGCTGTCCTGCAGGCTTTACTGGATATAGGGTACGAAGGGATGTTATCCCTGGAGCCTTTACCGCCCGTCCCCGACCCCTATATGGCGGCCCGCATGAAGCGGTTTATGCATCTATGGGACGATTATGCCAGGATATCCATTGAAAGGCTTAAGGATATAGAAGGGGAACTCAGGGGAGGCGAAAGCAGGGGGTAA